TTCACATGTAAACTTCACCTGTAAAATAATCATAATTCAAGACTGACAGTGAGAAATGTGAAGGGAGGGTGACCACAAAAACTGGTGAGTAAAGTAGAGGTAAAGAAACACACAAGCAGAACGTGATTGGGATCTTCCGCTCTGGCGAAaagggaaaaacaccaaaagaaagatgcctagggtccctgctcatctacatgaacatgccttaggcatgctgcaaggaggcatgaggactgcagatgtggccagggcaataaattgcaatgtccgtactgtgagatgcctaagacagtgctacagggagtcaggacggacagctgatcgtcctcacagtggcagaccacatgtaccgatcctgtgcaggtgttgttacatctgaacatcacacctgcgggacaggtacaggatggcaacaactgcccgatttacaccaggaacgcacaatccccccatcagtgctcagactgtccacaataggctggactgagggcttgtagattgtaggcaatctcaacgctgtgtgttacagggaagacatcctcctccctcatgtggtacccttcctgcaggctcatcctgacatgacccttcagcatgacaatgcccccagcATACTtctcattctgtgcatgatttcctgcaagaccggaatgtcagtgctctgccatggccagcgaagagcccggatctcaatcccattgagcacgtctgggacctgttggatcggagggtgagggctagggccattcccccaggaaatgtccgggaacttgcaggtaccttggtggaagaatggggtaacatctcacagcaagaacttgcaaatctggtgcagtccatgaggaggagatgcactgcagtacttaatgcagctggcgactgcaccagatactgactgttactgttacttttgattttgccccccttttgttcagggacacattattcaatttttgttagtcacgtctgtggaacttgttcagttcatgtctcagttgttgaatcttgttatgttgatacaaatatttacacatgttaagtttgctgaaaataaaagcagttgacagtgagaggacgtttcttttttttgctgagtttagaaatAATATTTCCCATTACAGATCCGTAgaaggtccaaaaggcttctaacagcttctgcccccaagccattagactcctgaacatctaatcaaatggctacccggactattagcattgccccccccccccccccccctcattttaCGCTGATGCTTTCTCTTTATtttccatgcatagtcactttacctctacctacatgtacatattacctcaattacctcgactaaccgctGCCCCCGCAGATTGACTCTggaccgataccccctgtatattgccttgCTACTGTTACTTttttgttgctccttaattatttgttattttctcAATTTGTCTTATTTTATATTTAAAGTTTATTTtaagtttattttagtaaatactgtCCTAACactttttattttcttaaaactgcattgttagttaagagcttctaagtaagcatttcactgttgtatttggcgcatgtgacaaaataaCAATACATTTGATATTGATACATCAGATATTATTTATTGGCCACATAGAAAATAGGCTCCCAAGGGTTTACTTTGGCATCATATGACATGAATCCCACTGTGTTAATAGTGATTATTTAGACCTATTGAAGTTAAATCATTTGGATGTCAGGTAATCAGCACACACTCTATCCTGGTCATAGGCCGTTTTAGTGTATGCGACGGAGTAGTTCAAtagaccctctctctcctctgtctgtcctgcAGGTATTCTGTGGAACATGTCCTCTAAGGAGAGTCTGAAGGAGAAGTTGGCCAGAGAGACATTGAGTGAGCTCACAGAGAGGGTGCTGGTGCCCCTGTGCAGTGGTGGAGATCCAGAGCTGATCCGTCAGAGTCCATCTGAGGCAGACATCTTCTACAACACCACAGGCTGCCTGAGGTAGCTATACATATCTGCCTACATGTTGTatacatacacactgtacatggactgttacatgtactgtatacaaCTTCTCTGTACTCTCTTCCTCTGTTCAGGAACCTGAGCACAGTGAATGAGAGGACGAGGCAGCAGATGAGAGACATGCGAGGGCTGGTGGACTCGCTGGTGGCCTACATCCAGAACTCCCTTCAGGATGAGAAATCAGAGGACAAAGTACACCTCAACTGTTCTACCTATGTCACATTATTGTGTGTTTGTTTCACAACTTGATTATTTTTCTGGGCATGTTCTTTCAGGTCCAACCCTTTTCACTGATTTAATAtctcatttgatttgatcttaaaTACGATAGGCTTCAGCAACTCATTGGTTCAGCTGGGGTAGAGTGAGAGCCAATCAAAGTATCTGTAAGGTTCATCATTAGTGGTACTGTTTGTATTATCTACCAGACAGCCAGACTGGTCATGCTGTGGCCTATCTGCTATGCCTTATGTAACGCAGGCTGCTCTGAGAGACACAATGGCCACCAGTGTTTCTAtctcaccctctcgctctctttctctcgctccctccttctcccccccccccccccccccccctatctttGTATGTGCCTGCAGGGTGTAGAGAATGCAGTGTGTGTCCTGAGTAACCTGTCTTATCAGCTGTACAGTGAGATCCCTCCCTCAACCCTACTGCGACTGGAGGGGCCTACGTGGGCCAGAGCCACTACTGGGACTGAGTCCATTGGCTGTTTCACCCCACAGAGCAAGAAGGCAAAAGAGGTAGGTGTCATTTACACAAGGCAAACCCAAAGGAAATATCAAGTTACGGCTAAACATCAAGACACtgaaacatgtacagtatgtcgTCATGCAATCCTGATGGATATGGAACCATGATATGTTTTTTCTGTAATGAATCTCTCCCCCTGATCTCTATAGCGACGGAACCAGGAACTGTCCACCTCAGAGGTGGCTAAGCAGCCGAAGGGGGCGGAGTGGCTGTGGCACCCCCAGGTGGTGGGGCTGTATAACCGCGTGCTTCAGCACTATGAGACCAACACGGCAACACGAGAGGCTGCAGCAGGGGCCCTGCAGAACATCACAGCCGGAGAGACCAGGGTAagtcccacccctcctctcccccactggCTCACCTAGCCATCACTTTCACCATGACAGGCTACTTATGCTTCATTCAGATTTACAGTTCAACTGAAAATGTACTCAACACTAGTGTTGAATTCCCCTTCCTCCTTGTGTATTAGTGGGCGTCAGTGCTGAGTTGGGTGGCTTTAGAGCAGGAGCGGATGCTGCCTGTGGTGCTGGACCTCCTGCAGACACAAAGCGACCAGGAGATGTGTTCCCTCACTGGCCTCCTGAGGAACCTGTCCCGAGACAGCAGAAACAAGAACGACATGTGTGAGAcactctacctctgtctctcctgcccaCAACCTTGtatccatccattccattcatATTAATCACAGTAATTCCCCTTATAAGGAGACTTTAAAGAATGGCTACATCTCACCCTTCTGACCTCCAGCTACGAAGGTAGTGAACGTTCTGGTGACCAAGCTCCCCAGTGATGGCCACCAGAAGGAACCCTCAGGTGAAGTGGTGGTCAACATATGTGGGATCCTCAACAACCTGGTTGCAGGCAGCTCACTAGCAGCGAGAGACATCACCTTCTTTGATGGACTCCCCAAACTTTTTGCAATCAAGTCTTCCCACAATAGCAGGTTAGTGAATCTTGTCTCTCAGTGTTCTTGGTTTTTGTTATTCATTGTGTCTGCTTTTTATTTCCAATTTCCTGTCTGGCTCCTGTTGTTTGACTATGTTTTTCTCCTACTATAGCTCAGGGAAGCTGAAGGCTGCCAAGGCTGCTTCCACAGTACTCTTCAACATGTTCCAGTACAGCAAGCTGCATAAAGATTATAAACAGGTGAGGCTAACACCATTTAACATAGACATTGTGCTAGATGGGATTGGAGAGcaggaacggggggggggggggggggggttgtttggcCTCTTCCATTGTGCATGGCCCTCTGGTTCTTTATTTTCTTTATGGCCTCTAATGGTTAGTCTAACTTTTTGttagacttttttttttctcccctcccCTGGATCCACTGATATCCCCCATAGTTCTTTGGCACATATTTTCACTAAAGCTGTTAATTATTACATTTTAATGGAAGTTAATTTTTCTTGTGGCCCTTAGGAATCCTCATTCTGTGCAGGTACTACAGTTATCAGTTCAAGTTTATACAATCTAGTTATCTGTTATCAGTTATATATTTAGACTAACTTTTATATCATGGTTTTCTTTGCTTGAGTTGTTTTGGGGTTTATTGAACAGGACCAGTAAAACACCTTGGCTTGGTGGTTGGCAGCTGGACAGTCCTCTCATTTGTGCTATAGTGCTACTTGAGTTTGTAGTGCAGTGTCTAATCCCTTGTTTCCTTGGATGGTCAGTTAAATGGTATGTTTGGAATCTGGCAGTGGAATGCTGGGAGCAGCCATTGATTGTCTCTTGCAAGATAATGGCTGTCTGATATTTTGcacagagaaaaaaacaatcTTCAGTTGACACTTGTAAACACTGTTTGGGACGATACCAGAATCGTGAAaaattgtcatagactgttctctctacctcATGGCAAGTGGTACAAGAgcgtctgggaccaaaaggctcctgaacatcttctacccccaaaccataagattGCTGAACAGTTAATATACTGGCTACCTGGATTACTTACATTGACACCTTTTATTTattcacttttacccctacctacatcagtggaagctgctgaggggaggatggctcattatAATGGTTGAAATGGAtccaatggaatggtatcaaccataTGGAAACCAGGTTTGATGTGTTTGccaccattccattgactccattccagccattattaatagcagtcctcccctcagcagcctccactggccttttcgtactttttaactctgcattgttggggaagggctcgtaagtaagcatttcactgtaaagtctacaccttttgtattcggcgcatgggaCAAGTACAATTGGATTAGATTTATGTGATACTATTTAGtattgtggcaaggaaacaagtggatttaactt
The genomic region above belongs to Oncorhynchus mykiss isolate Arlee chromosome 6, USDA_OmykA_1.1, whole genome shotgun sequence and contains:
- the LOC110526510 gene encoding plakophilin-3 isoform X1, translating into MSATVASESCFLSALQPNTAVTTYAVPSDVQLGPRGSIMDEVERAKRVQQQVNLRLAEKKYSTLTRLNCSNCISPDHGGTMRFNTYNPGFSSKSMVYNTGSRTMKMPPVSQQYLGGGYSSCSAVELGPRYRISQPPVNIGYLHHDDIQLGGYQTSRTRTARSRSVCQVSGGGSGSVCGGWGQYQNSLHSLDMPTAVNYLFMSDTAMQVLGAAYIQHQCYHSSDAKNQVRLLKGVPALVQLFSSDSQEVQCYATGATRNLIYENMDNKAALIEAEGITKLISVLNEPDEELHKNITGILWNMSSKESLKEKLARETLSELTERVLVPLCSGGDPELIRQSPSEADIFYNTTGCLRNLSTVNERTRQQMRDMRGLVDSLVAYIQNSLQDEKSEDKGVENAVCVLSNLSYQLYSEIPPSTLLRLEGPTWARATTGTESIGCFTPQSKKAKERRNQELSTSEVAKQPKGAEWLWHPQVVGLYNRVLQHYETNTATREAAAGALQNITAGETRWASVLSWVALEQERMLPVVLDLLQTQSDQEMCSLTGLLRNLSRDSRNKNDMSTKVVNVLVTKLPSDGHQKEPSGEVVVNICGILNNLVAGSSLAARDITFFDGLPKLFAIKSSHNSSSGKLKAAKAASTVLFNMFQYSKLHKDYKQKGFTKCHFTDTAI
- the LOC110526510 gene encoding plakophilin-3 isoform X3, which codes for MDEVERAKRVQQQVNLRLAEKKYSTLTRLNCSNCISPDHGGTMRFNTYNPGFSSKSMVYNTGSRTMKMPPVSQQYLGGGYSSCSAVELGPRYRISQPPVNIGYLHHDDIQLGGYQTSRTRTARSRSVCQVSGGGSGSVCGGWGQYQNSLHSLDMPTAVNYLFMSDTAMQVLGAAYIQHQCYHSSDAKNQVRLLKGVPALVQLFSSDSQEVQCYATGATRNLIYENMDNKAALIEAEGITKLISVLNEPDEELHKNITGILWNMSSKESLKEKLARETLSELTERVLVPLCSGGDPELIRQSPSEADIFYNTTGCLRNLSTVNERTRQQMRDMRGLVDSLVAYIQNSLQDEKSEDKGVENAVCVLSNLSYQLYSEIPPSTLLRLEGPTWARATTGTESIGCFTPQSKKAKERRNQELSTSEVAKQPKGAEWLWHPQVVGLYNRVLQHYETNTATREAAAGALQNITAGETRWASVLSWVALEQERMLPVVLDLLQTQSDQEMCSLTGLLRNLSRDSRNKNDMSTKVVNVLVTKLPSDGHQKEPSGEVVVNICGILNNLVAGSSLAARDITFFDGLPKLFAIKSSHNSSSGKLKAAKAASTVLFNMFQYSKLHKDYKQKGFTKCHFTDTAI
- the LOC110526510 gene encoding plakophilin-3 isoform X2; its protein translation is MMPNTAVTTYAVPSDVQLGPRGSIMDEVERAKRVQQQVNLRLAEKKYSTLTRLNCSNCISPDHGGTMRFNTYNPGFSSKSMVYNTGSRTMKMPPVSQQYLGGGYSSCSAVELGPRYRISQPPVNIGYLHHDDIQLGGYQTSRTRTARSRSVCQVSGGGSGSVCGGWGQYQNSLHSLDMPTAVNYLFMSDTAMQVLGAAYIQHQCYHSSDAKNQVRLLKGVPALVQLFSSDSQEVQCYATGATRNLIYENMDNKAALIEAEGITKLISVLNEPDEELHKNITGILWNMSSKESLKEKLARETLSELTERVLVPLCSGGDPELIRQSPSEADIFYNTTGCLRNLSTVNERTRQQMRDMRGLVDSLVAYIQNSLQDEKSEDKGVENAVCVLSNLSYQLYSEIPPSTLLRLEGPTWARATTGTESIGCFTPQSKKAKERRNQELSTSEVAKQPKGAEWLWHPQVVGLYNRVLQHYETNTATREAAAGALQNITAGETRWASVLSWVALEQERMLPVVLDLLQTQSDQEMCSLTGLLRNLSRDSRNKNDMSTKVVNVLVTKLPSDGHQKEPSGEVVVNICGILNNLVAGSSLAARDITFFDGLPKLFAIKSSHNSSSGKLKAAKAASTVLFNMFQYSKLHKDYKQKGFTKCHFTDTAI